The proteins below come from a single Tachypleus tridentatus isolate NWPU-2018 chromosome 13, ASM421037v1, whole genome shotgun sequence genomic window:
- the LOC143240483 gene encoding uncharacterized protein LOC143240483 isoform X4: MNGVNIGLFFVILLWLFYLNPNAEESNNVDGVLDLQLVKGVEEMETDKDYAFCITTTDNKKYVFAAITAGIRNNWIQAIGDAAKCAIQELQKECHTEGVTNIASRTKLGVISPRHDSVKLLDVSSNDDLSEYFSFVDEEELTEEVSPRTLPPSPPLNRTAISKVKEKARSCSSSRYRAVKQLQSPAATDSEQLACGLEVDQQSDGILSDRSNSSIHGRDSPYWEHIDKVLDDGHNTSDNKHVSRLDSPTPSLKNCYSKEHLAPKTLNVNDSKEELLEAKHGSHEELKSVDNSKEREQKTSTGNSKNISDKNPEDKLERKHQKQSESGENPYKSKYEALKIKYKKERAEWEAKLFRKLSIPSKLGKAEELQGAIQNCKNQLMSVNCKLEKSPERREESCWKEVSKELEKLLGINERRSKKDMKAELEGVCEDQQKEIERLKIELSIRKTDIMELEKELRKVHAELEKLKDQTDLQAHVRNLETMLKNSICNSDGAAIKQTDSLLLMENSEFQVKLKTSNEVIRSLKRKLHEADQNFDDLEINYFKLQQDLKKMQEDHSSQLALMTARVDDLTSKLTVSERNFRQTKQKLARNESRQEKRKSSLRGKEGLNLSKEFERKIVDLEQKIGSIEYSLKESQDIKGTEKQESQIQPSSESSLADTQNLLIRLNNLDTKVKNVSSLAGSLDQKIGQRDNLEKPKIYLQITDDSEESDPEEWKTLSLNNSFCDLDELEAVKNDSMQLQSLSECVYFISEKVQSLGFWFHNILYLLHTQGKDVESNIKKELKHLVKTLDNLSHSGFENMNMNSDKRISLDIVYRLILFCEVVKAIDRLANFDMSKRKDLIEEINHVSHWLSTLEKKLSSLEATSKEVNVGIKETLPDFLKDFLLVKHGSDLTAADKVDAIPYDSFNITSQLENIEEQFLHINEALNTNRANNLSNLFSSLKDISDNELHEIEPLKCKEAFVSESRANQLSVERTISEELLLESLLHVVTETCKKYLKLIAHQKNQQISLLHYDQESFDLWYNLTDKSLQKEQKIFSNELKTGLSKQESLRDLKLKSSLSQEILIKITELAHLTAFSGILRGSIEYLKSKADAITSNSKTHSNARESCGIEEKQWTTYLRDNLCQRLILCVLPQTSHSCVAQMNEKCLENVATQSVARATDIQKCFYDEVNEEKSSYQQDLSEFQLKLTNLQQRHKQQLEEGCPTCREFREEICRLQAKLDIVQNSERKGSMCLRCDEVQNQLSQIMKQHQEEIGNLKSNHLADVEAIKEEMQELTEKQDKLHNENISKLQNELQLSQKHLKYIEFEHEEQMKILIESYHNKLETKHDIISEEAIRRRYQSEIEQWKGLSEKGLIAMENSYKRMISDMQKKHQLELEQLENEKEKVLAEETQATRAALDALRKAHKENLQQEIAKFKDEFFKQTERSCSVGSQYKEHEAELQEIKQEILALCEKYSIKCLENASLKENLEMLNKQLENTSYQVFDLLARNKQLQAILTSEVVEKRKELPQDTDNVNLETLKLLSLDEQKQAEPKDENGDLLQKHDSTKHKEKTTAVGADGQRQVLPLTSTQSKVITLSLEELLNQNLDDDVL, from the exons ATGAATGGAGTAAACATTGGTTTGTTCTTCGTAATTCTTCTTTGGCTTTTTTACCTCAACCCTAATGCAGAGGAGTCAAATAATGTGGATGGTGTTTTAGATTTACAGTTGGTAAAAGGAGTGGAGGAAATGGAAACAGATAAAGACTACGCATTTTGTATCACG ACTACTGATAACAAGAAGTATGTATTTGCTGCCATCACTGCTGGGATTCGAAACAACTGGATTCAGGCTATTGGTGATGCTGCAAAATGTGCGATACAAGAATTGCAAAAGGAGTGTCATACAGAAGGAGTTACTAATATCGCTTCCAGGACCAAACTTGGGGTAATTAGTCCCAGGCACGATTCAGTCAAACTATTGGATGTTTCTTCTAATGATGATctttcagaatatttttctttCGTGGATGAAGAGGAACTAACTGAAGAAGTTTCTCCACGGACATTACCTCCATCTCCACCTTTGAACAGAACTGCCATCTCAAAAGTCAAAGAAAAGGCTCGATCATGTTCGTCATCAAGGTATAGAGCTGTTAAGCAGCTACAGTCACCTGCAGCCACTGATAGTGAACAACTTGCATGTGGGTTGGAGGTTGACCAACAGAGTGATGGGATACTAAGTGACAGGTCTAACTCAAGCATACATGGAAGAGATTCACCATACTGG GAACATATCGATAAAGTTCTGGACGATGGACATAACACTTCTGACAACAAACATGTTTCAAGATTAGATAGTCCAACACCATCTTTGAAAAACTGTTATTCTAAAGAACACTTGGCACCTAAGACTTTGAATGTAAATGATAGCAAAGAAGAGCTTTTGGAAGCAAAACATGGGTCACATGAAGAACTGAAATCTGTAGATAATAGTAAAGAACGTGAACAGAAGACATCTACAGGAAATTCCAAGAACATTTCTGATAAAAACCCTGAAGataaattagaaagaaaacatcaaaaacaaagTGAAAGTGGGGAAAATCcatataaatcaaaatatgaaGCTTTAAAGATTAAGTACAAGAAAGAAAGAGCAGAATGGGAAGCAAAACTATTCAGAAAATTATCCATTCCTTCCAAATTAGGGAAAGCAGAAGAATTACAAGGAGCTATCCAAAACTGTAAAAATCAGTTGATGAGTGTTAATTGTAAGCTTGAGAAATCTCCTGAAAGGAGAGAGGAGAGCTGTTGGAAGGAAGTTTCTAAGGAACTGGAGAAGTTACTTGGAATCAATGAAAGAAGATCTAAGAAAGATATGAAAGCTGAACTTGAAGGAGTTTGTGAGGATCAGCAGAAAGAAATCGAAAGACTCAAAATTGAACTGAGCATTCGTAAGACTGACATTATGGAGCTGGAGAAAGAGCTGAGAAAAGTACATGCTGAGCTGGAAAAATTAAAAGACCAAACTGACCTGCAAGCCCATGTTAGAAATTTAGAGACCATGCTAAAAAACTCTATTTGTAATTCTGATGGAGCAGCTATTAAACAAACAGATTCTCTCTTACTAATGGAGAATTCAGAATTCCAAGTCAAACTGAAAACATCAAATGAAGTTATAAGGAGCCTAAAAAGGAAGTTACATGAAGCAGACCAAAATTTTGACGACCTTGAGATCAACTACTTCAAACTGCAGCAAGACTTAAAGAAGATGCAAGAAGATCATTCTTCTCAGTTAGCTCTGATGACTGCCCGAGTGGATGATTTAACATCAAAACTCACGGTATCTGAAAGAAATTTCCGTCAGACAAAGCAGAAGCTTGCAAGAAATGAATCCAGACAAGAAAAACGGAAAAGTTCGCTTCGTGGAAAAGAAGGTTTGAACTTATCCAAAgagtttgaaagaaaaattgtaGATCTTGAACAGAAAATAGGATCCATTGAATATTCTCTTAAAGAATCACAAGACATCAAGGGAACTGAAAAACAAGAGAGTCAAATTCAACCTAGCTCTGAAAGTTCATTAGCAGATACTCAAAACTTACTTATTCGACTCAATAATTTGGATACAAAAGTGAAAAATGTTTCTAGTTTAGCTGGATCCTTAGACCAAAAAATTGGTCAGAGAGATAACTTGGAAAAACCAaagatttatttacaaattacagaTGACAGTGAAGAAAGTGACCCTGAAGAATGGAAAACTTTATCTTTGAATAACAGTTTTTGTGACTTGGATGAATTAGAAGCAGTGAAAAATGACAGCATGCAACTTCAGTCACTCTCTGAATGTGTTTACTTCATTTCTGAGAAAGTTCAGTCTTTAGGTTTCtggtttcataatattttataccTTTTGCATACACAAGGAAAGGATGTTGAGAGCAACATTAAAAAGGAATTAAAGCATCTTGTAAAAACTCTTGATAATTTATCTCATAGTGGTTTTGaaaatatgaacatgaactcaGATAAAAGAATATCATTAGACATTGTGTATCGACTAATCCTTTTTTGTGAAGTTGTGAAAGCCATAGACAGACTTGCTAACTTTGATATGTCTAAAAGGAAAGATTTAATTGAGGAAATAAACCATGTAAGTCATTGGCTGTCAACCCTAGAAAAAAAACTGTCTTCATTAGAAGCTACATCTAAAGAAGTGAATGTAGGAATAAAAGAAACTTTGCCTGATTTCCTCAAAGATTTTCTTCTTGTTAAACATGGAAGTGATCTCACAGCTGCAGATAAAGTTGATGCCATTCCATATGATAGCTTCAATATAACTTCTCAACTAGAAAACATAGAAGAACAGTTTTTACACATCAATGAGGCCTTAAATACTAACAGAGCCAATAATTTATCAAACCTTTTTTCTTCCCTTAAAGATATCTCTGATAATGAATTGCATGAAATAGAACCGCTCAAATGTAAAGAAGCATTTGTCAGTGAGAGTAGAGCTAACCAGTTATCAGTCGAAAGAACCATTAGTGAAGAATTACTGTTAGAAAGTCTCCTCCATGTTGTCACAGAAACCTGTAAAAAATACCTAAAATTAATAGCCCaccaaaaaaaccaacaaatcaGCTTACTGCACTATGATCAAGAGTCATTTGACCTTTGGTATAACCTAACTGATAAGTCTTTGCAAAAAGAACAGAAGATATTTTCAAATGAACTGAAGACTGGTTTATCAAAGCAGGAATCTTTACGTGACTTGAAATTGAAATCTTCTCTTAGCCaagaaattttgataaaaattactgAATTAGCACACCTTACAGCGTTCAGTGGCATCCTACGTGGTTCTATTGAATATCTGAAAAGCAAAGCTGACGCAATAACTAGTAATTCCAAAACTCATTCTAATGCACGAGAAAGTTGTGGaatagaagaaaaacaatggACAACTTATTTGAGGGATAATTTATGTCAACGACTAATTCTTTGTGTATTGCCACAGACTTCCCACAGTTGTGTAGCTCAGATGAATGAGAAGTGTTTAGAGAATGTCGCCACACAGAGTGTTGCCAGAGCAACTGATATACAGAAGTGCTTTTATGATGAGGTCAATGAAGAGAAAAGTAGCTACCAACAAGACCTGTCTGAGTTTCAGTTAAAATTGACAAATTTGCAGCAACGACATAAACAGCAGCTTGAAGAAGGGTGTCCAACTTGCAGAGAATTCAGAGAAGAAATTTGTCGGTTACAGGCAAAGTTGGACATAGTTCAGAACTCAGAACGTAAGGGTAGCATGTGTCTTCGTTGTGATGAAGTTCAGAATCAACTTAGtcaaataatgaaacaacatCAAGAGGAAATAGGTAATCTCAAATCAAACCATCTTGCTGACGTGGAAGCCATTAAAGAAGAAATGCAGGAGCTTACTGAGAAACAG gaTAAACTCCACAATGAGAACATCTCTAAACTACAAAATGAACTCCAGCTTTCTCAGaagcatttgaaatatattgag TTCGAACATGAGGAACAGATGAAGATCCTAATCGAGAGTTATCACAACAAACTTGAAACAAAACATGACATTATCAGTGAGGAGGCCATACGAAGACGATACCAGTCAGAGATTGAACAGTGGAAG GGTCTCTCTGAAAAAGGATTGATAGCAATGGAAAATTCATACAAGCGAATGATATCAGATATGCAGAAAAAACATCAACTAGAACTTGAACAGTTGGAGAATGAAAAGGAGAAGGTTTTAGCAGAAGAAACTCAGGCAACTAGAGCAG CCCTTGATGCTCTGAGAAAAGCTCATAAAGAAAACCTTCAACAAGAAATTGCTAAGTTTAAAGATGAATTTTTTAAGCAGACAGAACGGTCATGCAGTGTTGGGAGTCAGTATAAGGAACATGA GGCAGAACTTCaagaaattaaacaagaaatacttGCACTGTGTGAAAAATACTCCATTAAATGTTTGGAGAATGCCTCTTTAAAGGAGAATTTGGAAATGCTTAATAAGCAACTTGAAAATACCAGCTATCAG GTGTTTGACTTACTTGCTAGAAACAAACAGCTACAAGCCATATTGACATCAGAAGTAGTTGAGAAGAGAAAAGAACTTCCTCAAGATACAGATAACGTAAATTTGGAAACGTTAAAG CTTTTAAGTCTCGATGAACAAAAACAAGCAGAACCAAAAGATGAAAATGGAGACCTTTTGCAAAAGCATGACTCAACAAAACAT AAAGAGAAGACAACAGCAGTGGGTGCAGATGGACAGAGACAGGTCTTGCCTCTCACCAGTACCCAGTCAAAAGTAATAACACTTTCTCTGGAAGAACTTTTGAACCAAAACCTAGATGATGATGTCCTGTAG
- the LOC143240483 gene encoding uncharacterized protein LOC143240483 isoform X3 has product MNGVNIGLFFVILLWLFYLNPNAEESNNVDGVLDLQLVKGVEEMETDKDYAFCITTTDNKKYVFAAITAGIRNNWIQAIGDAAKCAIQELQKECHTEGVTNIASRTKLGVISPRHDSVKLLDVSSNDDLSEYFSFVDEEELTEEVSPRTLPPSPPLNRTAISKVKEKARSCSSSRYRAVKQLQSPAATDSEQLACGLEVDQQSDGILSDRSNSSIHGRDSPYWEHIDKVLDDGHNTSDNKHVSRLDSPTPSLKNCYSKEHLAPKTLNVNDSKEELLEAKHGSHEELKSVDNSKEREQKTSTGNSKNISDKNPEDKLERKHQKQSESGENPYKSKYEALKIKYKKERAEWEAKLFRKLSIPSKLGKAEELQGAIQNCKNQLMSVNCKLEKSPERREESCWKEVSKELEKLLGINERRSKKDMKAELEGVCEDQQKEIERLKIELSIRKTDIMELEKELRKVHAELEKLKDQTDLQAHVRNLETMLKNSICNSDGAAIKQTDSLLLMENSEFQVKLKTSNEVIRSLKRKLHEADQNFDDLEINYFKLQQDLKKMQEDHSSQLALMTARVDDLTSKLTVSERNFRQTKQKLARNESRQEKRKSSLRGKEGLNLSKEFERKIVDLEQKIGSIEYSLKESQDIKGTEKQESQIQPSSESSLADTQNLLIRLNNLDTKVKNVSSLAGSLDQKIGQRDNLEKPKIYLQITDDSEESDPEEWKTLSLNNSFCDLDELEAVKNDSMQLQSLSECVYFISEKVQSLGFWFHNILYLLHTQGKDVESNIKKELKHLVKTLDNLSHSGFENMNMNSDKRISLDIVYRLILFCEVVKAIDRLANFDMSKRKDLIEEINHVSHWLSTLEKKLSSLEATSKEVNVGIKETLPDFLKDFLLVKHGSDLTAADKVDAIPYDSFNITSQLENIEEQFLHINEALNTNRANNLSNLFSSLKDISDNELHEIEPLKCKEAFVSESRANQLSVERTISEELLLESLLHVVTETCKKYLKLIAHQKNQQISLLHYDQESFDLWYNLTDKSLQKEQKIFSNELKTGLSKQESLRDLKLKSSLSQEILIKITELAHLTAFSGILRGSIEYLKSKADAITSNSKTHSNARESCGIEEKQWTTYLRDNLCQRLILCVLPQTSHSCVAQMNEKCLENVATQSVARATDIQKCFYDEVNEEKSSYQQDLSEFQLKLTNLQQRHKQQLEEGCPTCREFREEICRLQAKLDIVQNSERKGSMCLRCDEVQNQLSQIMKQHQEEIGNLKSNHLADVEAIKEEMQELTEKQDKLHNENISKLQNELQLSQKHLKYIEFEHEEQMKILIESYHNKLETKHDIISEEAIRRRYQSEIEQWKGLSEKGLIAMENSYKRMISDMQKKHQLELEQLENEKEKVLAEETQATRAALDALRKAHKENLQQEIAKFKDEFFKQTERSCSVGSQYKEHEAELQEIKQEILALCEKYSIKCLENASLKENLEMLNKQLENTSYQVFDLLARNKQLQAILTSEVVEKRKELPQDTDNVNLETLKQLLSLDEQKQAEPKDENGDLLQKHDSTKHKEKTTAVGADGQRQVLPLTSTQSKVITLSLEELLNQNLDDDVL; this is encoded by the exons ATGAATGGAGTAAACATTGGTTTGTTCTTCGTAATTCTTCTTTGGCTTTTTTACCTCAACCCTAATGCAGAGGAGTCAAATAATGTGGATGGTGTTTTAGATTTACAGTTGGTAAAAGGAGTGGAGGAAATGGAAACAGATAAAGACTACGCATTTTGTATCACG ACTACTGATAACAAGAAGTATGTATTTGCTGCCATCACTGCTGGGATTCGAAACAACTGGATTCAGGCTATTGGTGATGCTGCAAAATGTGCGATACAAGAATTGCAAAAGGAGTGTCATACAGAAGGAGTTACTAATATCGCTTCCAGGACCAAACTTGGGGTAATTAGTCCCAGGCACGATTCAGTCAAACTATTGGATGTTTCTTCTAATGATGATctttcagaatatttttctttCGTGGATGAAGAGGAACTAACTGAAGAAGTTTCTCCACGGACATTACCTCCATCTCCACCTTTGAACAGAACTGCCATCTCAAAAGTCAAAGAAAAGGCTCGATCATGTTCGTCATCAAGGTATAGAGCTGTTAAGCAGCTACAGTCACCTGCAGCCACTGATAGTGAACAACTTGCATGTGGGTTGGAGGTTGACCAACAGAGTGATGGGATACTAAGTGACAGGTCTAACTCAAGCATACATGGAAGAGATTCACCATACTGG GAACATATCGATAAAGTTCTGGACGATGGACATAACACTTCTGACAACAAACATGTTTCAAGATTAGATAGTCCAACACCATCTTTGAAAAACTGTTATTCTAAAGAACACTTGGCACCTAAGACTTTGAATGTAAATGATAGCAAAGAAGAGCTTTTGGAAGCAAAACATGGGTCACATGAAGAACTGAAATCTGTAGATAATAGTAAAGAACGTGAACAGAAGACATCTACAGGAAATTCCAAGAACATTTCTGATAAAAACCCTGAAGataaattagaaagaaaacatcaaaaacaaagTGAAAGTGGGGAAAATCcatataaatcaaaatatgaaGCTTTAAAGATTAAGTACAAGAAAGAAAGAGCAGAATGGGAAGCAAAACTATTCAGAAAATTATCCATTCCTTCCAAATTAGGGAAAGCAGAAGAATTACAAGGAGCTATCCAAAACTGTAAAAATCAGTTGATGAGTGTTAATTGTAAGCTTGAGAAATCTCCTGAAAGGAGAGAGGAGAGCTGTTGGAAGGAAGTTTCTAAGGAACTGGAGAAGTTACTTGGAATCAATGAAAGAAGATCTAAGAAAGATATGAAAGCTGAACTTGAAGGAGTTTGTGAGGATCAGCAGAAAGAAATCGAAAGACTCAAAATTGAACTGAGCATTCGTAAGACTGACATTATGGAGCTGGAGAAAGAGCTGAGAAAAGTACATGCTGAGCTGGAAAAATTAAAAGACCAAACTGACCTGCAAGCCCATGTTAGAAATTTAGAGACCATGCTAAAAAACTCTATTTGTAATTCTGATGGAGCAGCTATTAAACAAACAGATTCTCTCTTACTAATGGAGAATTCAGAATTCCAAGTCAAACTGAAAACATCAAATGAAGTTATAAGGAGCCTAAAAAGGAAGTTACATGAAGCAGACCAAAATTTTGACGACCTTGAGATCAACTACTTCAAACTGCAGCAAGACTTAAAGAAGATGCAAGAAGATCATTCTTCTCAGTTAGCTCTGATGACTGCCCGAGTGGATGATTTAACATCAAAACTCACGGTATCTGAAAGAAATTTCCGTCAGACAAAGCAGAAGCTTGCAAGAAATGAATCCAGACAAGAAAAACGGAAAAGTTCGCTTCGTGGAAAAGAAGGTTTGAACTTATCCAAAgagtttgaaagaaaaattgtaGATCTTGAACAGAAAATAGGATCCATTGAATATTCTCTTAAAGAATCACAAGACATCAAGGGAACTGAAAAACAAGAGAGTCAAATTCAACCTAGCTCTGAAAGTTCATTAGCAGATACTCAAAACTTACTTATTCGACTCAATAATTTGGATACAAAAGTGAAAAATGTTTCTAGTTTAGCTGGATCCTTAGACCAAAAAATTGGTCAGAGAGATAACTTGGAAAAACCAaagatttatttacaaattacagaTGACAGTGAAGAAAGTGACCCTGAAGAATGGAAAACTTTATCTTTGAATAACAGTTTTTGTGACTTGGATGAATTAGAAGCAGTGAAAAATGACAGCATGCAACTTCAGTCACTCTCTGAATGTGTTTACTTCATTTCTGAGAAAGTTCAGTCTTTAGGTTTCtggtttcataatattttataccTTTTGCATACACAAGGAAAGGATGTTGAGAGCAACATTAAAAAGGAATTAAAGCATCTTGTAAAAACTCTTGATAATTTATCTCATAGTGGTTTTGaaaatatgaacatgaactcaGATAAAAGAATATCATTAGACATTGTGTATCGACTAATCCTTTTTTGTGAAGTTGTGAAAGCCATAGACAGACTTGCTAACTTTGATATGTCTAAAAGGAAAGATTTAATTGAGGAAATAAACCATGTAAGTCATTGGCTGTCAACCCTAGAAAAAAAACTGTCTTCATTAGAAGCTACATCTAAAGAAGTGAATGTAGGAATAAAAGAAACTTTGCCTGATTTCCTCAAAGATTTTCTTCTTGTTAAACATGGAAGTGATCTCACAGCTGCAGATAAAGTTGATGCCATTCCATATGATAGCTTCAATATAACTTCTCAACTAGAAAACATAGAAGAACAGTTTTTACACATCAATGAGGCCTTAAATACTAACAGAGCCAATAATTTATCAAACCTTTTTTCTTCCCTTAAAGATATCTCTGATAATGAATTGCATGAAATAGAACCGCTCAAATGTAAAGAAGCATTTGTCAGTGAGAGTAGAGCTAACCAGTTATCAGTCGAAAGAACCATTAGTGAAGAATTACTGTTAGAAAGTCTCCTCCATGTTGTCACAGAAACCTGTAAAAAATACCTAAAATTAATAGCCCaccaaaaaaaccaacaaatcaGCTTACTGCACTATGATCAAGAGTCATTTGACCTTTGGTATAACCTAACTGATAAGTCTTTGCAAAAAGAACAGAAGATATTTTCAAATGAACTGAAGACTGGTTTATCAAAGCAGGAATCTTTACGTGACTTGAAATTGAAATCTTCTCTTAGCCaagaaattttgataaaaattactgAATTAGCACACCTTACAGCGTTCAGTGGCATCCTACGTGGTTCTATTGAATATCTGAAAAGCAAAGCTGACGCAATAACTAGTAATTCCAAAACTCATTCTAATGCACGAGAAAGTTGTGGaatagaagaaaaacaatggACAACTTATTTGAGGGATAATTTATGTCAACGACTAATTCTTTGTGTATTGCCACAGACTTCCCACAGTTGTGTAGCTCAGATGAATGAGAAGTGTTTAGAGAATGTCGCCACACAGAGTGTTGCCAGAGCAACTGATATACAGAAGTGCTTTTATGATGAGGTCAATGAAGAGAAAAGTAGCTACCAACAAGACCTGTCTGAGTTTCAGTTAAAATTGACAAATTTGCAGCAACGACATAAACAGCAGCTTGAAGAAGGGTGTCCAACTTGCAGAGAATTCAGAGAAGAAATTTGTCGGTTACAGGCAAAGTTGGACATAGTTCAGAACTCAGAACGTAAGGGTAGCATGTGTCTTCGTTGTGATGAAGTTCAGAATCAACTTAGtcaaataatgaaacaacatCAAGAGGAAATAGGTAATCTCAAATCAAACCATCTTGCTGACGTGGAAGCCATTAAAGAAGAAATGCAGGAGCTTACTGAGAAACAG gaTAAACTCCACAATGAGAACATCTCTAAACTACAAAATGAACTCCAGCTTTCTCAGaagcatttgaaatatattgag TTCGAACATGAGGAACAGATGAAGATCCTAATCGAGAGTTATCACAACAAACTTGAAACAAAACATGACATTATCAGTGAGGAGGCCATACGAAGACGATACCAGTCAGAGATTGAACAGTGGAAG GGTCTCTCTGAAAAAGGATTGATAGCAATGGAAAATTCATACAAGCGAATGATATCAGATATGCAGAAAAAACATCAACTAGAACTTGAACAGTTGGAGAATGAAAAGGAGAAGGTTTTAGCAGAAGAAACTCAGGCAACTAGAGCAG CCCTTGATGCTCTGAGAAAAGCTCATAAAGAAAACCTTCAACAAGAAATTGCTAAGTTTAAAGATGAATTTTTTAAGCAGACAGAACGGTCATGCAGTGTTGGGAGTCAGTATAAGGAACATGA GGCAGAACTTCaagaaattaaacaagaaatacttGCACTGTGTGAAAAATACTCCATTAAATGTTTGGAGAATGCCTCTTTAAAGGAGAATTTGGAAATGCTTAATAAGCAACTTGAAAATACCAGCTATCAG GTGTTTGACTTACTTGCTAGAAACAAACAGCTACAAGCCATATTGACATCAGAAGTAGTTGAGAAGAGAAAAGAACTTCCTCAAGATACAGATAACGTAAATTTGGAAACGTTAAAG CAGCTTTTAAGTCTCGATGAACAAAAACAAGCAGAACCAAAAGATGAAAATGGAGACCTTTTGCAAAAGCATGACTCAACAAAACAT AAAGAGAAGACAACAGCAGTGGGTGCAGATGGACAGAGACAGGTCTTGCCTCTCACCAGTACCCAGTCAAAAGTAATAACACTTTCTCTGGAAGAACTTTTGAACCAAAACCTAGATGATGATGTCCTGTAG